The following proteins are encoded in a genomic region of bacterium BMS3Abin02:
- a CDS encoding hypothetical protein (protease HtpX homolog) has product MPSILHVFREGPHATVRVVAAHWGRIVEWCRRIGSVTDGESWGKVSARSTILHMNNLKTVALLGFLSALVWYLGMTLFRGSGGFYVGLIFAVGINVVTYFFSDKLALKMSRAKPVTEQELPQIYSIVRNLTTQADMPMPRIYMIDSPQPNAFATGRNPSHAAVAVTSGIMQILNRDELEGVIGHELSHVRNRDILISSIAAMLAAALSISARMAFWFGGGRRSSRDNPLGGIVALVSLILAPIAAMIIRLAISRAREYQADASGATLTGQPLNLASALRKLEMGTSRVPMNVNPAVSQLFIADPLKALKGRNRGLFGKLFSTHPPIEDRVRRLEEMAYGDR; this is encoded by the coding sequence GTGCCGTCGATCCTGCATGTGTTCCGAGAGGGACCACACGCGACCGTGAGGGTCGTCGCGGCTCATTGGGGACGTATCGTGGAATGGTGTCGGCGCATCGGATCCGTGACCGACGGTGAGAGCTGGGGCAAAGTCTCGGCCCGCAGTACCATTCTCCACATGAACAACCTCAAGACCGTTGCCCTGCTCGGGTTCCTTTCCGCGTTGGTCTGGTATCTCGGGATGACCCTGTTCCGCGGCTCGGGCGGCTTCTACGTGGGCTTGATCTTCGCCGTCGGTATCAACGTTGTCACCTACTTCTTCAGCGACAAGCTTGCCCTCAAGATGTCCAGGGCCAAGCCCGTCACCGAGCAGGAACTTCCCCAGATCTACTCGATCGTGCGGAACCTCACGACCCAGGCCGACATGCCGATGCCCCGCATCTACATGATCGACTCACCGCAGCCCAACGCGTTCGCCACGGGGCGCAACCCGAGCCACGCCGCCGTGGCCGTCACCTCCGGAATCATGCAGATCCTCAACCGTGACGAACTCGAAGGCGTCATCGGGCACGAGCTGTCACACGTCCGCAACCGGGATATCCTCATCAGCTCCATCGCCGCGATGCTCGCCGCCGCCCTGTCGATTTCCGCTCGCATGGCATTCTGGTTCGGTGGGGGGCGGCGCAGCAGCCGGGACAACCCGCTCGGCGGGATCGTTGCCCTTGTGAGCCTCATCCTCGCCCCGATCGCGGCGATGATCATTCGTCTGGCCATTTCCCGTGCCCGCGAATACCAGGCCGACGCATCCGGCGCGACGCTCACCGGGCAGCCACTCAATCTCGCGAGCGCGCTACGCAAGCTCGAGATGGGGACGTCCCGCGTTCCGATGAACGTCAACCCGGCGGTCAGCCAGCTGTTCATTGCCGATCCGCTCAAGGCGCTCAAGGGACGGAATCGCGGTCTGTTCGGGAAGCTGTTCTCGACACATCCGCCGATCGAGGACCGGGTTCGCCGTCTCGAAGAGATGGCGTACGGGGACCGATAG
- the glgB gene encoding 1,4-alpha-glucan branching enzyme GlgB, with the protein MSAEPGDLTAEDLYLFNEGSHTRLYEKMGAHLVDGGCRFAVWAPDAGHVSVAGDFNDYDETANPLEPQGDSGIWAGFVPGVEKGETYKYLVRNRESGNEVYKADPYAIYAEVPPRSASVVWDLSYDWADGDWMASRAEKNRNDAPIAIYEVHLGSWRRGENGHTLGYREMASELVEYVQELGFTHVEFLPVMEHPFGGSWGYQTTGYFSPTSRFGTPQDFMFLVDALHQAGIGVILDWVPSHFATDEHGLGLFDGTHLYEHADPRQGFHPDWGSYVFNYGRNEVRSFLLSSALFWLDRYHVDGIRVDAVASMLYLDYSRKDGEWIPNEYGGNEDLEAISFLRRFNEEVYGAYPDVQTYAEESTAWPMVSRPTYLGGLGFGFKWDMGWMHDTLTYFSLDPIYRRFHHNELTFRGLYAFSESYVLPLSHDEVVHGKGSLIGKMPGDDWRKFANLRLLFSSMFGQPGKKLLFMGGEIAQWSEWDHDGSVDWSLLEWEPHRGVRSLVADLARLYREETALHEMDCDPAGFEWVEANDPGSSVLAYLRKGPDDMVLVVMNYTPVPRYNYRLGVSRDGVWTEILNSDATVYGGSGMGNFGGIEAHDSPSHGRPFSVNVTVPPLGAVFLKSTGEITP; encoded by the coding sequence ATGAGTGCCGAACCTGGAGACCTGACCGCCGAGGATCTCTACCTCTTCAACGAAGGATCCCACACTCGCCTCTACGAGAAGATGGGGGCGCATCTGGTCGATGGCGGTTGCCGTTTTGCCGTGTGGGCTCCCGACGCCGGCCACGTGTCGGTGGCCGGTGACTTCAACGACTACGACGAAACGGCCAACCCGCTGGAACCCCAAGGCGACTCTGGCATCTGGGCTGGGTTCGTGCCGGGCGTCGAGAAGGGCGAGACCTACAAGTATCTCGTTCGGAATCGAGAGTCGGGCAACGAGGTCTACAAGGCCGACCCGTACGCAATCTACGCGGAAGTACCGCCTCGATCGGCATCGGTCGTGTGGGACCTTTCCTACGACTGGGCCGATGGCGACTGGATGGCCTCACGGGCCGAGAAGAATCGCAACGACGCACCGATCGCGATCTACGAAGTCCACCTCGGGTCGTGGCGCAGAGGCGAGAATGGCCACACGCTCGGGTACCGGGAGATGGCATCAGAGCTGGTCGAGTACGTACAGGAACTCGGGTTCACCCATGTCGAGTTCCTCCCGGTGATGGAGCATCCGTTTGGCGGCTCGTGGGGCTATCAGACGACGGGCTACTTCTCGCCGACGTCGCGCTTCGGGACGCCGCAAGACTTCATGTTCCTCGTCGATGCGCTCCACCAGGCAGGCATCGGGGTGATCCTCGACTGGGTTCCGTCCCACTTCGCCACCGACGAGCACGGGCTTGGCCTGTTCGACGGCACCCATTTGTACGAGCATGCCGACCCCCGCCAGGGCTTCCATCCCGACTGGGGTAGCTACGTGTTCAACTACGGGCGCAACGAAGTCCGCTCGTTCCTGTTGTCGTCTGCACTGTTCTGGCTCGACCGGTATCACGTGGACGGCATCAGGGTCGATGCGGTCGCGTCCATGCTGTATCTGGACTATTCGCGCAAGGACGGCGAATGGATCCCGAACGAATACGGCGGCAATGAGGACCTCGAGGCGATCTCGTTCCTACGCCGCTTCAACGAGGAGGTGTACGGGGCGTACCCGGACGTCCAGACCTACGCCGAGGAGTCGACAGCCTGGCCGATGGTGTCGCGGCCCACATATCTCGGCGGCCTCGGGTTCGGCTTCAAGTGGGACATGGGCTGGATGCATGACACGCTCACGTACTTCTCACTGGATCCCATCTACCGTCGGTTCCATCACAACGAGTTGACCTTTCGGGGCTTGTACGCCTTCAGCGAGAGCTATGTCCTGCCCCTGTCCCACGACGAGGTCGTGCACGGGAAGGGATCGTTGATCGGCAAGATGCCGGGCGACGACTGGCGCAAATTCGCAAACCTGCGCCTGCTGTTCTCCTCGATGTTCGGGCAGCCCGGCAAGAAACTGCTGTTCATGGGCGGGGAGATCGCCCAGTGGTCCGAGTGGGATCACGACGGGAGCGTGGATTGGAGCCTGCTCGAGTGGGAGCCTCACCGCGGGGTGCGCAGTCTGGTGGCCGACCTGGCGCGTCTGTACCGGGAGGAAACGGCGTTGCACGAGATGGACTGCGATCCGGCGGGGTTCGAGTGGGTCGAGGCGAACGATCCGGGATCGAGTGTCCTGGCCTATCTTCGCAAAGGTCCCGACGACATGGTGCTCGTGGTGATGAACTACACGCCGGTGCCACGCTACAACTACCGGCTGGGAGTGTCGCGAGATGGTGTGTGGACCGAGATCCTCAACAGCGACGCCACCGTCTACGGCGGCTCGGGCATGGGCAACTTCGGGGGAATCGAAGCCCATGACTCTCCGTCTCACGGCAGGCCGTTCTCTGTGAACGTCACCGTGCCTCCTCTCGGCGCGGTGTTTCTGAAGTCGACCGGCGAGATCACCCCGTGA